CGGGGATTTCCTTGCCCTCGGCGATCAGCGCATTGGCGCCGATGATGCAATGCTTGCCGATGCGCGCCCCATTGAGCACCACCGCGTTGATGCCGACCAGGCTGTAATCGCCCACCGTACAGCCGTGCAGCATGGCGTTGTGGCCGACGGTCACCCCGGTACCCAGGGTGAGCGGCGAGCCCGGGTCGGTGTGCATCACCGCGCCGTCCTGCACGTTGCTGTTCTCGCCGATATGAATCAGTTCGTTGTCGCCACGCAGCACGGCGCCGAACCACACGCTGGCGCCCTCATCGAGGCGCACGTTGCCGATCACCGTGGCGTTGGGGGCGATCCAGCTCTGCGGGTGTTGGTCGACGCGGGCATTGCCCAGGCGGTATTTCATGACGGAAGTCTCGCAGGCTGGCTCACTTGAGGTGAACGTAATGTTCGGGCGGGCGGCGCATGTCGATGTCGGCGTCGTAAACCAGGTTGACCAGCTCCACCAGCATGATCGCCGTCAGCCCCCAGATCTTGTACTCGCCATAGCGATAGCTCGGCACGTACCAGCTGTGCCCGAGGTAATCGATACGGTGGGTGACCTCGCGGGGGTCGTTGCGAAAGAACGCCAGCGGCACCGAGAACACCGCGGCGATCTCACCGTCGTTGGCCTGGTAGTCGACGAAGTCCGGCACCACCCCGACGTAGGGCGTGACCTGAATGCCATGCCTGGAAACCAGGGTACTGAGCGGACCGACGATCTCCACCAGCCCCGGCGGCAGGCCAATTTCCTCATCGGCCTCACGCAACGCGGTTTCGATCAGATCACGGTCTTCCGGGTCGCGGCGGCCGCCGGGAAAGGCGACTTCGCCGCCATGGGTGGACAGGCCGCTGGCACGCAGCGTAAGCACCACGTCGGGCTCGTCGCTACGGGTGATGGGCACCAGCACCGCGGCTTCGGGAAAGCCCTCCTGGGTTTCCATGAAGCGCGGACTGTAATCGCGTACACGTTGGAGTAGCTCGTCCAGCATGGGCATTCTCGGCATTCTTCTGCGCCGGATAATGGCACGAAAAAAGCTCGGAACCCACCCTTCAACACTCGCGAAAAGCTCGCGAGCTAGGATCATGCAAGGCGCTACGTTAGTAACAGCCTTCGGCTGGTCAAAACAGGCGGGAAAGCGGAGTGTACTTTTGTACATCAGCATTACTCGCTCCGCTCGCCCTTCGGGCCGCACTGAAGTGCATTAGCCGCAAGCGGCTTGCCGACCGGGCTGGCGATCCAGCCTGTTCTTAACGCAGCAGGGCCGACGCGCAGCAGCTTTTCAGCTTTTGAGGCGGTAGCCGGTTTTAAAGATCCACCCGACAGTCAGGATGCAGGCGAGCAAGAAGCCCAGGATCATGCCCAGGCTGACCATCACGTTGACGTCCGACACGCCGTAGAAGCTCCAGCGAAACGCGCTGATCAGGTACACCACCGGGTTGAACAGGGTCACCGTCTGCCACACCGGTGGCAGCATGCTGATCGAGTAGAAGCTGCCGCCGAGAAAGGTCAGCGGCGTGACGATCAGCGCCGGGACGATCTGCAGCTTCTCCCAGCCATCGGCCCACACCCCGATGATGAAGCCGAACAGGCTGAAGGTCAGCGCCGTGAGCACCAGGAAGGCCAGCATCCAGAAAGGATGGAGAATCTCGAAATCGACGAACAGCCGCGCCGTGGCTAGGATGATCAAACCGAGCACGATGGACTTGGTGGCCGCCGCACCGACATAGCCGATCAGGATTTCGAGGTAGGAAATCGGCGCCGACAGCACCTCGTAGATGGTGCCCGAGTACTTGGGCATGTAGATGCCGAACGAGGCGTTGGAAATGCTCTCGGTCAGCAGCGCCAGCATGATCAGGCCGGGGATGATGAAAGCGCCGTAGCTGACGCCATGCACCTGGGTCATGCTCGAGCCGATGGCCGAGCCGAACACCACGAAGTACAGCGAGGTGGTGATCACTGGCGTGGCGATGCTCTGCAACAGGGTGCGCCAGGTGCGCGCCAGTTCGAACAGGTAGATGGCGCGGATCGCGTAGAAATTCATGGCCGCTCCTTCACGAGACTGACGAAAATATCTTCCAGCGAGCTCTCGCTGGACTGCAGGTCCTTGAAGGCGATGCCGTGCTGGGCCAGGGCCTGCAGCAGCTCGGCGATGCCGGTGTCCTCCTGCTGGCCATCGAAGCTGTAGACCAGCTCATAGCCGTCGTCACGCAGTTGCAGGTCATCGCGCTGCAAGGCCGGCGGCAGTTCGCTGATCGGCTGCTGAAGGTGCAGGGTCAGCTGCTTCTTGCCGAGCTGACGCATGAGGGTGTCCTTGTCCTGCACCAGAATGATCTCGCCCTTGCGGATCACCCCGATGCGGTCGGCCATCTCCTCGGCTTCTTCGATGTAGTGAGTGGTAAGGATGATGGTCACTCCGCGCTCGCGCAGCTTGCGCACCATTTCCCACATGTTGCGGCGCAGCTCGACGTCGACGCCGGCGGTCGGCTCGTCGAGAAACAGGATCTCGGGTTGGTGGGACAGCGCCTTGGCGATCATCACCCGGCGCTTCATGCCACCGGACAGTTCGAAGATCCGCGCATCCTTCTTTTCCCACAGCGACAGGTCGCGCAGTAGCTGCTCCAGGTAGGCATCGTCCGGTGCCTTGCCGAACAGCCCGCGGCTGAAACGCACCGCCGCCCACACGCTCTCGAAGCCCTCGTTGAACAGCTCCTGGGGCACCAGGCCGATCTTCGAGCGGGCCGCGCGGTAGTCGCGCAGGATGTCGTGGCCAGCTACGGTCACCGAGCCGCTGCCCGGATTGACGATGCCGCAGATGATGCTGATCAGCGTGGTCTTGCCCGCCCCGTTGGGGCCGAGCAGCGCGAAGATCTCGCCCTGGCGGATGTCCAGGTCGATGGATTTGAGCGCCGGATGGCCGGACGCGTAGGTCTTGTTCAATTGCTGGATGGAAATGACCGGTTGCACGGATAGGCCTCGATCCTGAAAACAGCGGGCCATTGTAAAGAAATGTTGCTCTGCCCGCTTAGCCGCCTGACGACTGCGATCATGGCGATGCGCGATCGGCTGCCGTCTGCACGGTTACAAACGCCTGCTCCGCGCGCACAGGCTCATGTCGCCATTGGCCAAATTCGGAACATGGACACGACAACCGAGTCCGATACACGGCACACTCATGCACTTCACCGCGAACCCTTCACACACAAGGATCATGCAATGGCTTTCAAACACCTGATTGGCGGCGCCGCTCTGCTCGCCCTGCTCGCCGGCTGCAGTTCGACCGACACAGCACCCACCCAGGCGTCGAAACCCGCCAGCAGCAACGGCAAATGCACTGCCGAAGCCGCGCAGAGCCTGCTCGGCCAGGTGGCCACCGCCGAAATCGTCGACCAGGCCCGCGAGCAGTCCGGCGCACGCACCGCCCGCGTGCTGTCACCCGGCGACATGGTAACCCTGGACTACGATTCCCAGCGCCTGAACATCGATATCACCGAAGCCGAAGTCATCGAGCGCATCACCTGCGGCTGATTCGCCACGGCGGCCATCGTCTGCGGCACAATCGGGCCACTTCCGTCTCACCAAGGATTGGATCTGGCCCATGCAGATCGATGAAGAGCTGACGCTCAAGAAGCTGGAAATCTTTCTGGCCTTCATGCGCAGCGGCAACCTGGCCCGCGCGGCCAGCGAACTCAACACCAGCAACGTCAGCGTGCACCGCGCCATCCATTCCCTGGAAAACGCGCTACGTTGCCCGCTGTTCAAGCACCAGGGGCGCAACCTGATCCCGCTGGAAAGCGCCTACGTGCTGGAGGAGAAAGCCCAGAAGCTGATCCAGGACGCCCAGGACATGGTGCGTCTGGCCCGGGAGGCCGCCGGCTTCGGCGCCGAGCGCTTCAAGCTCGGCTCGCTCTACTCGCTGACGGTGAAGACCGTGCCCCAACTGATCATGGGCCTGAAGCTGCGGCGCAGCGAACTCAATATCGACCTGATCCTCGGCTCCAACGTCGACCTGATGTACAAGCTCAGGAACATGGAGTTGGATGCCATTCTGGTTGCCCTGAACGATGCCGAACCGCACCCCGACTGCGAGCAGTTGCCGCTGTTCTCCGATGACATCTTTCTCGCCGCGCCCAACGACTCGCCCTTCGCCGATTACAGCGAAGTGGATCTGGCCGATTTGCGCGACGACACCTTCATCACCCTCACCCAGGGCTACGCGACTTTCCGTGACGGCGAGCGGGTGTTCCAGCAGGCGGGGTTCGAGCCCAAGGTGGCGATGCAGGTCAAGGACATCTTCACCCTGCTGAGCATGGTCAGCTCCGGGGTGGGTTACGCCCTGCTGCCGGGGCGCGTGGCAGCGGTGTACGAGAACCGTATGAAGCTGATCCCACTGCAAGCCAAGTACCAGCTGCAGCAGCATATTGGGGTGGTGTTTCTCAAGGCCAGGGAGCGCGACCCGAACCTGTTGGCCCTGCTCGCCGAGTGCCGGATGTATAGCCGCCAGAGCTGAGGCCCCCTCGCTTGACGCTTCAGTTGCGGCATCGAGCTGAACCATAAAAAAGCCCGCCATGACGGCGGGCAAACAGCATCAACCCATCAAACCACGCATCAGGAAGTACAGCAGCGACGGCCCAAGCAGGCAGCCCAGGGCGGTGTAGAAGGCCGCGGTCAGGCAGCCGTAAGGCACCAGCTTGGGATCGGTCGCCGCCAAGCCGCCGGCCACGCCGCTGGAGGTGCCCATCAGGCCACCGAAGATCACCGCGCTACGCGGGTTGTTCAGGCCTATATAGGGCGCCACGAAGGGCGTGGCCACCATCACCAGGATCGCCTTGATCAGGCCGGCGGCGATGGACAGCGCCATCACGTCGGAGCTGGCGCCGATGGCCGCACCCGTGACCGGGCCGACAATATAGGTCACCGCGCCGGTGCCGATGGTAGTCAGGCTGATCACGTCGGTGTAGCCGAAGGCCATGGCCACCGCCACGCCGGCGATAAAGGAAGTGAACACTCCGAGGAACAGCGCCAGCACCCCGGCGAAACCGGCACGCTTGAGCTCCTCGACACTGACGCCGAAGCCGGTGGCGACAATGGCGAAATCGCGCAGCATGGCGCCGCCGAGCAGACCGATGCCGGCGAACAGCGGAATGTCCACCAGGCCCTTCTGCCCGCCGGTGTAGACACCACCGATATAGGACAGCAGCAGCCCGAGCAGGATGGCGATGGCCGAACCGTGCAGCCGGCCGTTGGTGAGTTTGTCGGACATCCAGTAGGACACCCACATGGTGATACCGACGATGGCGAAGCCGCTGAGCAGGCTGTAGCCGGTAATGACCTTCATCAGAGATTCGTACATGGCAGTCACCGCGGCGCTTTGGTCAGGGGAGAAGCTGCTTCGGCGTCGGACTTTTTCTGCCCGACACGGCTCAGCGCCGGCACCAGGGCAAAGCCGATGATCACTGCGGCAGCGCCGGCGAGAATCGCCATCGGGCCGCCACTAAGGGCGCCGTAGACATTCTGCTGGGCGGCCATGGCGACCACGATGGGGATGTAGATGGCGCTCCAGAACTCCACGCCCTGCTCCGATTTGCCGGTGAACAGGCCACGCTTGTTCAGGTAACTGCCCAGGAAGATCAGCAGCATCATGGCGATGCCGACACCGCCGACATTGGCGGGTACGCCGATGAGTTTGCCCAGCAGCTCTCCGATAAAGATGCCTGCCAGGGTGCAGAACGCCAGAAAGGCGACACCGTAGATGATCATTGTTGTTGTCCTCGTTTTACGATCGAAGTTGTTGTTCTTGTGCTTCGGTAAACGCTACGGCTCAGCGGTCGCGACTCACCTCCTGACGCAACATGGCGTCGAGTGTATCCAGGCGCGCTCCGGTGAAGGCGATCGCCTGCCCCGGTTCGAATACGCGGCGGGCCAGGCCGGTCAGCACGCTGCCCGGCGGCAGTTCCAGGTGCAGGCGCACGCCGCGTTCATAGGCGGTGACGAGAGTGGCCTGCCAGTCGACGACGCGGCTCATGTTATGAGCCAGGTCATCGCGCAAGGCTTCAGGATCACGGATCAGCCGCGCCGAACTGCCGCTCAGGTAGCGCACCTGGGGCACCTGCAGTTCGACCCTGGCGAAGGCCTCCGCCAGCTCGCGAGCCGGCGCAGCGAGCAACTCGCAGTGCGACGGCACGCTCATGGCCAGGCGCCTGGCGCAGCCGGCCCCCAGTGCGCGGGCGCGCTCGGCCACCCGGGCCATGGCGGCATCGCTGCCGGCAATGACAAGCTGGGTTTCCGCGTTGATATTGGCCAGGTACACGGGGCCTTCGGCTTCGGCCAGCAGCCGCTCGACGCTGCCCTGGTCGAGGCCGAGGATGGCGGTCATGCCGTAGCCAGCGGGATAGGCGCGCTGCATCAGTTCGCCACGCAAGGCGACCAGGCGCAGCGCATCGGCAAACTCCAGCGCACCGGCCACCACCGCGGCGGCATAGGCGCCGATGGACAAACCGGCAACATAGTCCGGGCGATAACCACGCTCGCTCAGCAGGCGCGCGGCGGCGACGCCAGCGATCAGCAGGCAGAGCTGCACGGCGCGAGTGTTTTGCAGCGCCTCGGCCGAGTCGAGCAGGCGCACGTCTTCGTTCAGGGCGGCACTGGCCTGCTCGATACAGGCCTGCACCACCGGCGCCTCGGGCAAGGCATGCAGCATGCCGGGCTGCTGCGCACCCTGGCCGGGAAAGGCCCAGAGTGTACTCACGCCGCCACCTGCTGCGATTGCCAGGGATCGCTGACCAGCAGCGGGCCGTTCTGGGTTTTCAGCAACACGCGGGGCGACTCGCCGGCCCATTCACCCAGCGCCACGGCGCCGCTCGGAGTTTCCAGTTGCAGATCGATGCGCCCCGGCGCCTCGTCCAGCAGGCGGCACAGGGTACGCGCCCAGTCGCGTGACAGGTGATGCGGTGCGCGCAGCGACAGATCGAGATCGCTGTCCGGGTGTGCGGCACTGATGCCGCTGGCCAGCTCAAAGCCGAGGCTGCCGGTCACCCCCCAGGCCAGGCCCAGGGCGTCGAGACGCGGTGCCATTTGGCTCAGCGCCCGCAACGCCGGCCAATGGCGCTGCGCGTGATTGTGCCAGCGCCCGGCCCGCGCCACCGCCTGTGGTGTGACCAAACGGCTGATCCCGCTCAGGCGCATCCAGGTGGCATAGCGTTGCTCACGCGCAGCGCCGCGAATACCTACCGCGACCCATCCCGCTTCGGCTGGCGCTCGACGCACCACCACCGGCACATTCCCGCCCAGGGGGGCGCGAGCCCAGGCCGGCGCCTCCGGCGGCAGGTGCTCGGAGTGCAAGCCCCAAAGCAGATCGTGTGGACGGGGTATCGGGTGCATCGATGCGTCCTCCGTAGGGCGGGTGCAACCCGCCATTTCACGACGTTCAGAGTTGGCGGGGTTAACCCGCCCTACGTTTCACCACTGCGCGCGCAAGGCCTTACGCACCTGCAAGGACGCCGCGCGATTTGCGGCGCCCAATCGCCCCCGCAGATCACGCGGAGCCTCGGCAATATCGATCAGGGCGCGGCCCAGAGCATCCCTAACACGTGATAGGTCGGCCGCCGTCGGCTGCGCGGCCTGCTCAACATCGAGCACCTCCGCGAGCAAGCCAAGCGAGGCGTAGCTGTCCAGGTCATAGGCCATGGGCGGCACCGTGGCGGCCAGCGCCTCCAGCTCGTCGACGCTGCGCAGGGTGATGCGCGCGGCGGCGGCCTTGCCCATGGCGTGCACCATCACCCCGGCATCGCGCAGGGCGATCAGGCGGTTGGCCTGGTAGCCGTGGGCGAGAAAGGCGCCGGACATGGCCTTGCCCACCAGCAGGCCGATCACCCCATGGCCGGCCAGGCGGGCACGGGCATAGGCGTCCACCGCGCCGGCCAGTGCCTGGTGGATGCCATAGGCCTCCTCGCGGCGGCCATAGGCCTGGCTCGGCACATCGACGATGGCGATCAGCGCGCGCTTGTGCGCCTTGCCGCGATCCGCCTCGATGGCCTCATCCACGGCCTGGGCCAGGCCCCAGCCTTCGAGCAGACCGACTTCGCCGTTGCGGGCTTGGGGGAATGGGTTGTTGGCATCGGCAATCACCGCCAGATAGCGCACCGCCTGGCCAGCCAGCTCACCATCGGCCACCCGCAGCGAGGCAGGCAAACCCTGTTGCGGCTGGGCATCGCCGGCCAGGGCCTGGAACCAGTGCAGGCCGCGTTGTTCCTGTGCAGTCGTCATGTTCATGCTCCCTGGTAGGCGCTGCGCACGGCAGCGGCATCGGCTTGAACCGAGGTGTCGACGGCGCGCAGGCGTTCGAGGAACCAGGCGTGGCGACGGCTGCGCTCCAGCGTGGGTTTACCCTGGGCGAAGAGCCCGTGCAGCTCGCTGCGAATGGCCTCGACATCATCACTCACGTAACCGTCGACCAGGCCACTGGCGTGGCGCTGCTCGCCGCCGGTCAGGCTCCAGATAAAGGGGCGGTCGCGGGAGTCGTATTCATTCAGCCCAGCTTCCTGCTCGATCACCTGGGGGCCGTTGAGGCCCAGGCGCGCCTCGCGGGTGACCAGCAGGTAGCTGCACAACCCGGCTGCGATGGACATGCCGCCGAAGCAGCCGACCGGGCCGGCGACCAGGCCGATCACTGGCTGAAACTCACGCAACTCGATGATTGCGGCCTGGATCTCGGCGATGGCTGCCAGGCCCAGGTTGGCCTCCTGCAGGCGCACGCCGCCGGTTTCCAGCAGCAGCACAGCGCGGGTCGGCGTGCCGCCCTTGTTGTCTTCAGCCGCCAATTCCAGAGCGCCGGCGATCTTCGCCCCGCCCACTTCGCCAAGGCTGCCGCCCTGGAAGGCGCCTTCGATGGCGATCACCACCCCAGGCTGACCATCGATCGTCCCCTTGGCCACCACAACGCCGTCATCGGCCTGGGGCACGATGCCTTGCTTGGGCAGCCAGGGCGACATCAGCCGGGCGAAGGGGTCGAGCAGTTCACGGAAGCTGCCGGCATCGAGCAGTGCGCGAGCTCGCTTACGGGCACCGAGTTCGGTGAAACTGCGCTGCGCCAACAGGCGCTGGATGTTCTGCTCAGCCATGGCTCAGTTCCTCCAGGCCCTGTTCCAGGCGCAGGCGCACCACGCCGGGAGTGGCGCCGAAATCATGGATGGCGATGTTCAGCGCCGGCAATTGCTGCTCGCCGAACATGCGCTCGAACAAGAGCTGCCAGCGTGGCGAACTGCCGTTGACCGAGGTGACCACTTCGATCGCCAGGGTGCCGGCCTGGCCGGGTTCCAGCATCACTTCCAGGTCGCCGGAGCCGACGCAGCCCACCAGCGCACGGCCCTTGGCCGGTTGCCCGGCGGGGAATCGAAAAGACAGGGTTTCCATTTCACAGACTCCCAAGCGGCGCCGGCAGGCCATGCTGCAGGCGGTCGAGGAATAGGGTGGCGGCGAGCAGATCGGCAGCACCGCCAGGCGAGGCACGCAGGTGCAGCATGTCGCGCTCCAGCTCGCGCAGGCAGCGGCGCCCATCGAGGCTGGCGCAGCCGCCGGCAGCGAGCACCGCGCGGGCGCCGCTGTGCATGCGGGTCAGCCCGGCCATGCCGGCGCGGTAGAGCACGCAGGTGTCGGCCAGCTGGGTCATGATCGCCAGCAGCGCGTCGAGGCGGGCGTTCTGCTCCCCTGCCCCGGCGGCGCGGCTGCGCGCCAGTTGCGGCAGCGCCTGCTGGATCACCGAGGGAAAGCCCAGCTGCGCTTCCTCACGAGCCCCATGCACGCCATACCGGCGGCAGACCTGGGCGCCATGGCTGTCGCCGGCGACGGGCGCGGCGCGATCTTCGAGCAGGGCCAGGCGTGCGGCACGCTGGGCAATCTGGACGGGCGCCAACATGTTCACATCCAGCGTGGCAGCGCTGCTGAGCAACCCCAGCGCCCAGATCGCGCCGCGATGGGTGTTGACCCCGCCAGTGACGCGCAGCATCTCCACCTCGCCTTCACGACCGATGCGGCCCACCGCTTCACGCAGGTGCAGGTCGATCACGCCACGTTGCCGGGCGGCCTCGGCCATGGCCTTGAAACTGGGCCACAGGGCCAGCGCCGAGGCGTGCATCAGGCCCAGGTGCAGGTCGGTGTGGGCGCCGCTACCACGCTGGTCGACCAGCCCCGGCTTGGGCGACAGGTCGGCCTCGTCGATCAGCGCGTCGACGGCCAGATCCGCCAACCAATCGCCCAGGGACAGCGATGGCTGGGGCTGAATTGCAGTCAGTGCATTCATCACCAGCTCCTGAATTTGGCGGGCGGGTTGTAGAGGCCGCCCGACCACTCGACCAGCTCGGCGATGCTCTTGGCCGCAAGCAGTTCGCGGCTGGCGTCGGTGCGGCGAATGCCGAGGTCTTCGGGCAAAGCGATCAGCCCGTCGCGGCGCAGGCGTGCGGTGTCTTTCGGGTCATGGCGCAGGCCGATGGCGGTGACGCCGGCCACCGCGGCGATCATCGCCTGGCGTTCTTCCAGCGAGCGGGCCTTGTACAGGTAGGCGATGCCTTCCTCGGTGAGCAGGTGGGTGACGTCGTCGCCGTAGATCATGATCGGCGCCAGGGGCATGCCGGCCTTCTTCGCCACGTCCACCGCATCCAGGCGCTCGACGAAGGTGGGCTTGCCGCCCTCCTGGAAGGTCTCGACCATCTGCACCACCAGCTTCTTGCCGCGTTCGAGCAGGGTCACCGGGCCTTCGCCACCAGGCGTCGCCATATCCAGCCAGGCCGGCGTGCTGTGGCGGCGACCGCGGGGGTCGTGGCCCATGTTCGGCGCGCCGCCGAAACCGGCCAGGCGACCACGGGTCACGGTGGAGGAATGCCCATCACCGTCCACCTGCAGGGTGGCGCCGATAAACAGGTCCACCGCGTACTGCCCGGCCAGTTGGCACATCATGCGGTTCGAACGCATCGAGCCGTCGCGGCCGGTGAAGAACACGTCCGGGCGCTGGGCGATATAGCCCTCCATGCCCAATTCGGTGCCGAAGCAGTGCACGCTTTCCACCCAGCCGGTTTCGATGGCCGGGATCAGCGTCGGGTGCGGGTTGAGCGTCCAGTTGCGGCAGATCTTGCCCTTCAGGCCCAAGGACTCGCCGTATGTGGGCAGGATCAGCTCGATGGCGGCGGTGTTGAAGCCGATGCCATGGTTGAGCGACTGCACCTTGTGTTTTTCGTAGATGCCGCGGATCGCCATCATCGCCATCAGCACGTGCACCGGCTTGATATGGCGCGGGTCGCGGGTGAACAGCGGCTCGATATAGAAGGGCTTGTCGGCCACCACCACGAAGTCGACCCAGGAGGCGGGAATGTCCACCCGCGGCAGCTCGTCGACGATCTCGTTGACCTGGAAGATCACGATGCCGTCGCTGAACGCCGTGGGTTCGACCAGCGCCGGGGTGTCCTCGGTGCTCGGCCCGGTATAGATATTGCCGTGGCGGTCGGCCTGGAAGCCGGCGACCAGGGCGACGTTGGGGATCAGGTCCACCAGCAGGCGCGAGTAGAGTTCGATATAGGTGTGGATGGCGCCGACTTCCAGCAGGCCGTCTTCCAGCAACTGGCCGATGCGCAGGCTTTGTGGCCCGGCGAAGGAAAAGTCGAGCTTGCGGGCGATGCCGCGCTCGAACAGATCGAGATGCTCGGCGCGGCTGACGCTGGGCATGATCATGTGCAGGTCATGCAAACGGCCAGGGTCGACCTGGGCCA
Above is a genomic segment from Pseudomonas argentinensis containing:
- the mdcA gene encoding malonate decarboxylase subunit alpha produces the protein MTTIISPPPQWSRRRAEKARRLDQVRHLADGVVLPGDRIVAALEALIAPGDRVVLEGNNQKQADFLSRSLAQVDPGRLHDLHMIMPSVSRAEHLDLFERGIARKLDFSFAGPQSLRIGQLLEDGLLEVGAIHTYIELYSRLLVDLIPNVALVAGFQADRHGNIYTGPSTEDTPALVEPTAFSDGIVIFQVNEIVDELPRVDIPASWVDFVVVADKPFYIEPLFTRDPRHIKPVHVLMAMMAIRGIYEKHKVQSLNHGIGFNTAAIELILPTYGESLGLKGKICRNWTLNPHPTLIPAIETGWVESVHCFGTELGMEGYIAQRPDVFFTGRDGSMRSNRMMCQLAGQYAVDLFIGATLQVDGDGHSSTVTRGRLAGFGGAPNMGHDPRGRRHSTPAWLDMATPGGEGPVTLLERGKKLVVQMVETFQEGGKPTFVERLDAVDVAKKAGMPLAPIMIYGDDVTHLLTEEGIAYLYKARSLEERQAMIAAVAGVTAIGLRHDPKDTARLRRDGLIALPEDLGIRRTDASRELLAAKSIAELVEWSGGLYNPPAKFRSW